A region from the Anaerobranca gottschalkii DSM 13577 genome encodes:
- a CDS encoding VOC family protein, with protein sequence MLEGLIVFLGTSNLEETHYFYNKILKLPIYKDQGLCKIYDVPGGGKLGFCQHLNISVNGKSPIITLLVDDVDKMYHELIDNNVVIDEKPKVNPKFNIYHFFVKDPNGYYVEIQKFL encoded by the coding sequence GTGTTAGAAGGATTAATTGTATTTTTAGGTACTAGTAACTTAGAGGAAACCCATTATTTTTATAATAAAATTTTAAAATTACCCATTTATAAAGACCAAGGACTTTGTAAGATATATGATGTGCCTGGCGGAGGGAAGTTGGGTTTTTGCCAACATTTAAATATTAGTGTTAATGGAAAAAGTCCTATCATTACTTTATTAGTTGATGATGTAGATAAAATGTATCATGAATTAATAGATAATAATGTTGTAATTGATGAAAAACCAAAGGTAAACCCTAAATTTAATATTTATCACTTTTTTGTAAAAGACCCAAACGGGTATTATGTAGAAATACAAAAGTTTCTATAA